One Miscanthus floridulus cultivar M001 chromosome 11, ASM1932011v1, whole genome shotgun sequence DNA window includes the following coding sequences:
- the LOC136493711 gene encoding desmethyl-deoxy-podophyllotoxin synthase-like — protein MVLVLGALAMEQVANALCLFLVALLLPVLLLKLNWHGGSAGQRLPPGPSRLPVIGSLHHLLFMRIPLAHRAMAELSRRHGAPLMYLRLGEVGLVVASSPAAAQEIMRAHDVAFASRPWIPSVRPAMERGAVGLAFGRYGALWRQLRRISVLELLSAKRVRSFRRVREDETRRLVAAFALAAATPGEAVNVGKRVAALTADATMRAVVGDRFEWREEFLRAIEEGSRLVSGFSLGDLFPTSRLASFFSRTAGQVTAVQRKTMELMDRAVRQHEEQRRAATTVDDDEDILDVLLRVHKEGGLEVPLTMDIVKSLVIDLFSGGSDTSAATLGWAMSELMRNPGAMEKAQAEVRSRLQGKPAVTEDDLHDLRYLKLVIKETLRLHPPLPLLLPRECMEDRKVMGYDVPKGTMVLVNAWAIGTDPEHWDDADAFKPERFEDGRIDFKGTDFEFIPFGAGRRMCPGATFALATVELVLASLLYHFDWELPGGVMPGELDMDERMGMSVMRKNDLCLCPVVRVPPYV, from the exons ATGGTCCTGGTCCTCGGCGCTCTGGCTATGGAGCAGGTTGCCAACGCCCTGTGCCTCTTCTTGGTGGCTCTCCTACTCCCCGTCCTGCTCCTCAAGCTTAACTGGCATGGCGGCAGCGCCGGCCAGAGGCTGCCGCCAGGCCCGTCGCGGCTTCCGGTCATCGGCAGCCTCCACCACCTGCTGTTCATGCGCATCCCGCTAGCGCaccgcgccatggccgagctgtcACGGCGTCACGGCGCGCCGCTCATGTACCTGAGGCTCGGCGAGGTGGGGCTGGTGGTGGCCTCGTCCCCGGCCGCGGCGCAGGAGATCATGCGGGCGCACGACGTGGCGTTCGCGTCGCGGCCCTGGATCCCCAGCGTGCGTCCTGCCATGGAGCGGGGCGCCGTGGGCCTGGCTTTCGGGCGCTACGGCGCCCTGTGGCGGCAGCTCCGCAGGATCAGCGTGCTGGAGCTGCTCAGCGCCAAGCGCGTGCGCTCGTTCCGCCGGGTCCGCGAGGACGAGACCCGCCGCCTCGTCGCCGCCTTTGCGCTCGCGGCGGCCACGCCGGGCGAGGCCGTTAACGTTGGCAAGCGGGTCGCCGCGCTCACCGCCGATGCCACGATGCGCGCCGTGGTCGGCGACCGGTTCGAGTGGCGGGAGGAGTTCCTGCGGGCGATCGAGGAAGGGAGCAGGCTCGTGTCGGGGTTCAGCCTCGGCGACCTGTTCCCGACGTCGAGGCTTGCCAGCTTCTTCAGCAGGACGGCGGGTCAGGTGACGGCGGTCCAGCGGAAGACGATGGAGCTCATGGACCGCGCCGTCAGGCAGCACGAGGAGCAGCGCCGCGCGGCCACGACGGTGGACGACGACGAGGACATCCTTGACGTGCTTCTGAGGGTACACAAGGAAGGTGGCCTCGAGGTGCCCCTCACCATGGACATCGTCAAATCTCTCGTTATT GACCTCTTCAGCGGAGGGAGCGACACGTCAGCGGCCACGCTGGGATGGGCCATGTCAGAGCTGATGAGGAACCCAGGAGCAATGGAGAAAGCGCAGGCCGAGGTGCGCAGCAGGCTCCAAGGGAAGCCAGCGGTGACGGAGGACGACCTACACGACCTCAGGTACCTGAAGCTCGTCATCAAGGAGACTCTGAGGCTGcacccgccgctgccgctgctgctgccgagaGAGTGCATGGAGGACCGCAAGGTGATGGGCTACGACGTGCCGAAGGGCACCATGGTGCTGGTGAACGCATGGGCGATCGGCACGGACCCAGAGCACTGGGACGACGCCGATGCGTTCAAGCCGGAGAGGTTCGAGGATGGCCGGATCGACTTCAAGGGCACCGATTTCGAGTTCATACCGTTCGGGGCCGGGCGAAGAATGTGCCCCGGCGCGACATTCGCGCTGGCCACCGTGGAGCTCGTGCTCGCTTCCTTGCTCTACCACTTCGACTGGGAGCTCCCGGGCGGCGTGATGCCCGGCGAATTGGACATGGATGAGAGGATGGGCATGTCGGTCATGAGGAAGAATGATCTTTGCCTATGCCCTGTTGTTCGTGTGCCACCATATGTGTAG
- the LOC136490786 gene encoding B3 domain-containing protein Os04g0386900-like: MSKGKSVTMMSSSGHSGGESPADGADPRSMSETPCAMQPGVLPLLGRPYFTCILCKSHVHQPFQVVVPRSLAPFLPATTVPAKVTWHGRSWEMRFTGGRQIQRLEAGWRGFALDNDLKLGDGCVFELLDGKAEGVVFRVQVLRADIPAEIRERAGGYTSSTPILID, translated from the exons ATGAGCAAAGGCAAATCAGTGACGATGATGTCCTCCTCCGGACACAGCGGCGGCGAGAGCCCTGCAGACGGAGCTGATCCGCGGTCCATGTCGGAGACGCCGTGTGCCATGCAGCCCGGGGTCCTCCCTCTTCTCGGGAGGCCATACTTCACATGCATCCTCTGCAAGTCTCATGTCCACCAGCCGTTTCAAGTG GTGGTCCCCAGGTCGCTGGCGCCGTTCCTCCCGGCGACCACGGTGCCAGCGAAGGTGACATGGCACGGCCGGTCCTGGGAGATGCGGTTCACGGGTGGCCGGCAGATCCAGCGCCTGGAGGCCGGGTGGCGGGGCTTCGCGCTGGACAATGACCTCAAGCTCGGCGACGGGTGCGTCTTCGAGCTGCTCGACGGCAAGGCGGAGGGCGTGGTGTTCAGGGTGCAGGTGCTCCGCGCCGACATCCCCGCGGAGATCCGGGAGCGCGCCGGCGGGTACACCTCGTCCACCCCGATCCTTATCGACTAG
- the LOC136492983 gene encoding probable DNA primase large subunit: protein MEIVRSHRQVAAAAAAAGGGGGAGALPTYKAAPQLEVRLEEFELFAIDRLRVLKGISDGLSRGKRPEEMEKLVSELWKTHMRHQDPAETLNKDIISHFVLRLVYCRTEELRKWFLSMETTLFRYRFRLESPESQRMLMTEFQLPYKALPHSEFEAVKDKLSQVARSIGQSANVEHVFFKVPFEEVPDLVASRRVFLSKGYAYVAMSQVVSLVVTQFRCNISKALALTNRKWTATIKEQEKDRLTPIVEALSNAYFGPDYSQPKDAVDISLKDIDQLAKSSFPLCMRHMLDKLRENHHLKHGGRMQFGLFLKGAGLKLEDALAFWRAEFSQKIGSERFDKEYAYTIRHNYGKEGKRTDYTPYSCQKIISATPGVGDHHGCPFRHFGEENLRAALNKMGVGGHALEEIMDKVKNRHYQLACTLTFETTHGVSCDSGINHPNQYFSESQKVLRAKNQTMESQSQSAT from the exons ATGGAGATCGTGCGCTCCCATCGGCAGGTCGCCGCCGCAGCTGccgcagccggcggcggcggtggcgcgggggCCCTGCCTACCTACAAGGCGGCACCGCAGCTCGAGGTGCGGCTGGAGGAGTTCGAGCTCTTCGCCATCGACCGCCTCCGAG TTCTCAAGGGGATTTCAGATGGACTTTCGCGGGGGAAGAGGCCTGAGGAGATGGAGAAACTG GTCAGTGAATTGTGGAAGACACACATGAGGCACCAGGATCCAGCAGAGACTTTGAACAAGGATATAATATCACACTTTGTGCTTCGCCTAGTCTACTGCAGAAC GGAAGAATTGCGAAAGTGGTTTCTCTCCATGGAGACTACACTTTTTCGGTATCGCTTTCGGCTTGAGAGTCCTGAATCACAG AGGATGCTTATGACTGAGTTTCAACTGCCATACAAAGCACTGCCACACTCAGAGTTTGAG GCTGTGAAAGACAAGTTGAGCCAAGTAGCGCGTTCCATCGGTCAATCTGCAAATG TTGAGCATGTGTTCTTCAAG GTACCTTTTGAAGAAGTTCCTGATCTTGTTGCCAGCCGCCGGGTATTTCTTTCAAAAGGCTATGCTTATGTGGCGATGAGCCAG GTGGTTTCGCTAGTGGTTACTCAATTCCGCTGCAATATCTCAAAGGCACTTGCTTTAACAAACAG AAAATGGACAGCAACCATTAAAGAACAAGAAAAAGACAGGTTGACTCCT ATTGTCGAAGCATTAAGCAATGCATATTTTGGACCTGATTACTCTCAG CCAAAGGATGCTGTTGACATATCTCTAAAGGATATTGACCAACTGGCTAAAAGTTCTTTCCCTCTTTGTATGCGGCATATGCTAGATAAG TTGAGAGAAAACCACCATCTGAAGCATGGGGGTAGAATGCAGTTTGGTCTTTTTCTTAAG GGTGCTGGACTAAAGTTGGAAGATGCTCTTGCATTTTGGAGGGCGGAATTTTCTCAGAAG ATTGGTTCTGAGCGGTTCGACAAGGAATATGCCTATACCATCAGACATAACTACGGAAAAGAAGGAAAACGGACA GATTACACTCCATATTCATGTCAAAAGATCATTTCTGCAACACCTGGTGTTGGAGATCACCATGGATGCCCGTTTCGACATTTTGG CGAAGAAAATTTGCGGGCAGCACTTAACAAAATGGGTGTTGGTGGGCATGCATTGGAAGAGATAATGGATAAAGTGAAGAACAGGCATTACCAG CTAGCTTGCACATTAACCTTTGAGACCACACACGGTGTCTCCTGTGATTCTGGAATCAACCATCCAAATCAATATTTCAGTGAAAGCCAGAAAGTTCTGCGAGCCAAA AACCAAACAATGGAGAGCCAATCACAATCAGCAACCTAA